ACACTGTCCGGAATACGAATAATATTGCGCCGCGGCATTTTCACATATTCGGCGAAGGCGCCATGGCAATCGACACCGAGATATTGACTGTCAAAACATTGGGCGTACTTGCCCTGTTCACAAGCAGGACATTTCCCACACCACAAAAGGGGATAGGCGGCAACACGGGCGTCCTTCTCCAGATCGGTCACTTGGTCGCCGCAATCCGCAACGAGTCCGGCAAATTCATGACCGCAGACTAAAGGATATTTTGATACGCCTTGCGAAAAAATGCGGGGCAAATCGCCATCACAGACGCCGCACGCCACAACGCGGATGAGAACATCTTCAGGACCAAGCTCCGGAATAGGAACTTCTTCCATCTGAAGATAGCCGATACCGTGTAATACCAATGCTTTCATCTGAGAAGTCTCCATAGGTCACCTGCAGCGCGCGGCGTCGCGTTTCTCTAAGCCCAGCCGGATCGCCTCGTTGATTCGCAGCATATTTTCTTGCAAGGTCGCGCCGGCGCGAAAAAGACTGCTTGATCCGGTCACCAGACAATCAGCGCCTGCTGCTATCATATCAGGGATCGTTGAAAAACTCACGTGTCCATCCACCTCAATCGGGATCCATATGCCCCGTGCTGTCAGATAGGCGCGGCATTCCTCTATCTTTCGCAGGGCAGAGGGCACCAGATCCTGACCTGCGAATCCGGGGTTAACGGTCATGATCATGACAAAATCAAGGCGCTCCAACAAATAATCAAGCATGCACAGGGGAGTCCCCGGATTTAGAGCAATGCCTGCTTGAACGCCGGCATCGCGAAGAAAGGCCAAGGCACGGTCGGGATGGGGGCAGGCTTCAAGATGAAGGGATATCCGTTCCACGCCAATCTTCAGGAGTTCACCCATGAAGAAATCTTGATCTTTTACCATCAAATGGGCGTCGAATGGCAAGCGTGTTTTGGGGCGCAGCTGGCGCAGCACTTCAAAGCCAATGGGCATGTTCGGCGTGAAATAACCATCCATAATGTCCAGATGCAGCCAATCAGCGCCCAGCGCCTCCAATTCCCGTATAGACGCTTCCAGGTTACAAAAATCGGCGCACATCAGGGACGGCGCTGTTTCGATAGAAGGCGCCGCCGCGGCGCGGTCTTGAAGGGTCGTCGAGACAGAAGGGACTGTTGTAAGCTGTGCCGCCTGTGGCAGTGTCGCTTTTGTGCAGCGGATCATCTTTCGCATTGACGCTTCAATCCCTGTCGGTTGTCCGGCATCTCCGAGCGGCTGTAGACAGTTGTCAATCCATAGCCTTTCTATGTGTGCAAATCCTTGCGCTTCCCAAGGGGATGACAATGGCGCTGTTGGCGCGCATTCTTCATTGGTGCCCGGGGAATCAATAGTCTTGTATTGCATATCAGTTATATCCACGTACGTCAAACATAACGCTTGCAGCAAAGGGACTATTTCTTCTTGTGAAGCCGACGGTGGATCCAGAACGATTTTTTCTGCCTTGGTACACCGGGCATTCACCGTTGCTTCATAGCCAACAGCGGCAGTATTCGGATGCGCCCGGTGATAGTGTGTCAAGCTGTCATAGAGACTGCGGAGCAATTCCTGGGCCGGCAGATTCTTGAGTTTCGGGGAAAAGGCTTCCAGAAGGAGCTGCGAGACACCCCTTTCAAACGCACGATGCATATGGGACTGCATTGTTTTCAAGAATCGCTCACGATTCGTGCTGTTCAGGAGTGACGCGAATCCGTGCAGGAGATCGGGGCAAAGGGTTGCCGAGGTCGCGCCCAGCAGCTGTGCAACTTTCCATTTCCGTGTCTCCTCGTCGTGCTCATTTCCTAGCTGAGGCGTATAAATCGGATCGGAAGATGAACTGATACTTATTATGGTCAGCCCCGCCTTTTCGGCTCGTTGCCGTAAGGCTCTAAACACGGAATCAGGCAGCAGGAAACATTCTTTAAAGAGATGGAGTCTAAGGCTATGAATGGACGCGTCGGCTAGTACTTGAAAGAGTGACGGACAGGCATGACAGCAGGACAGAAAATCTGTCTTAACACCAAGTTTCGGTTGAAATACCTTTTCCAATATTGCGCATCCTATTCTAATTGACAGGCGAATTTTTCCTTGTTGCCATTGTATAACGAAGTCCTTTATGAATAGAAATATTTTTTCAGCCTTGGCCGCCCTTTTATTTGCAAGGTTTGCATGAACACCAAAAGGTATGTTATAAAATTAAATTACGCAGGAATTTCTCTAAAGGGGAAAGCGTATATACGATAACGTAAAAATATAAAGTTATTTTATAAATAATAGAAAGAATAGTAACGAATAAATCACCGGTGTAACCACTGTTGGGCATAGCTTATGCCGCCCCTTACACATACGAACACACCCGGTACCCATACATATTGATTCGAGGGGGAATCATTATCGCGATTGATCATCGCATCACCTTGTTTTTAAGCACACAGAATAGGTGTTTTTGTGTCGTTCGAATCGAGATCAACCAATAAGGAGAATTATTATGCATCGATTCAACAAATTTCTGTTAAGTGCTGTTGTCTGCACCCTTTGGGTAGCTGCTGCA
The window above is part of the Candidatus Hydrogenedentota bacterium genome. Proteins encoded here:
- a CDS encoding alcohol dehydrogenase catalytic domain-containing protein, with the protein product MKALVLHGIGYLQMEEVPIPELGPEDVLIRVVACGVCDGDLPRIFSQGVSKYPLVCGHEFAGLVADCGDQVTDLEKDARVAAYPLLWCGKCPACEQGKYAQCFDSQYLGVDCHGAFAEYVKMPRRNIIRIPDSV
- a CDS encoding ribulose-phosphate 3-epimerase, whose translation is MEKVFQPKLGVKTDFLSCCHACPSLFQVLADASIHSLRLHLFKECFLLPDSVFRALRQRAEKAGLTIISISSSSDPIYTPQLGNEHDEETRKWKVAQLLGATSATLCPDLLHGFASLLNSTNRERFLKTMQSHMHRAFERGVSQLLLEAFSPKLKNLPAQELLRSLYDSLTHYHRAHPNTAAVGYEATVNARCTKAEKIVLDPPSASQEEIVPLLQALCLTYVDITDMQYKTIDSPGTNEECAPTAPLSSPWEAQGFAHIERLWIDNCLQPLGDAGQPTGIEASMRKMIRCTKATLPQAAQLTTVPSVSTTLQDRAAAAPSIETAPSLMCADFCNLEASIRELEALGADWLHLDIMDGYFTPNMPIGFEVLRQLRPKTRLPFDAHLMVKDQDFFMGELLKIGVERISLHLEACPHPDRALAFLRDAGVQAGIALNPGTPLCMLDYLLERLDFVMIMTVNPGFAGQDLVPSALRKIEECRAYLTARGIWIPIEVDGHVSFSTIPDMIAAGADCLVTGSSSLFRAGATLQENMLRINEAIRLGLEKRDAARCR